The genomic DNA GCTCTAACGACACCCATCCGCCGCATGCGTTCCATCGTGCAGACGGAAATCTAACTCCGAGCGCAAGTTGGAGCGTGTCAGCACCCTGGCGGACGACGGAGGGACACGTCGGGAGATGTAAGCGCGCGTCGGGAGATGCGGGTCGATGGATGCTGCTCGGAAGATGCGCGACCGACGACGGAGCTTGCCGATGGAGCTACTTGCGTCGGAACTGCTTGCCGGGGAGCGACTCCACCAGCCCGCGCAGCTCCAGCCCGAGCAACGCGGCGAGGACGTTGCTGGGCGCCAGGTCGGCCGCGGCGGCGAGGTCGTCCACGTGCCTCGCATCGGCCGTGAGGGCGCCGAAGACCTTAGCCTCGTCGGGCGCGAGATCGGACGGAGGCGCGGCGGCGGGCGCATCCACCGAAGGCGATGTAGATGCGGTCGCGGCGATAGGGACGGGCGAGACGGCTGCATGGCCCACGCCGCGCAGCTCTTCGAGGATGTCGTTCGCGGAGGTGACGAGGCGGGCGCCGTCCTTGAGGAGCTGGTTGGTGCCCTCGCTCATGGGCGAGCCGATCTGGCCCGGCACGGCGAAGACCTCCCTGCCCTGCTCCAGCGCGTACGTCACCGTGTGCTGCGCGCCGCTCTTGCTGCCCATCTCGACGACGAGCACGCCCAGGCTGAGCGCGGCGATCAGCCGGTTCCGGCGCGGAAAGTTGCCCGCGTTGGGATCCTCGCCGGGCGCCATCTCGGACAGCAGCAGCCCGCCCTGCCGCACGCGGCGGAAGAGGTCGCGGTTCTCCGGCGGGTAGATGCGGTCGATGCCGTGGCCGAGGACGCCGATGGTGGTGCCGCCCGCGTCCAGCGCCGCGGCGTGCGCAGCGGCATCGATGCCCTTCGCCATCCCGCTCACGATCGTGTAGCCCGCCCGCGCCACGTCGCCCGCGAGGGATGCCGCGGCGCGGCGGCCGTAGTCCGTCGGCTCCCGCGTGCCCACCACCCCGATGCCGGGAGTTCCCAGCAGGTCCAGGTTGCCCGCCGCGAACAGCAGGTACGGCGCGTCGGGCAGAGCGCGGAAGGCGTCCGGGTACGCCAGGTCGTCCGGCGTGATGGCGACGGCGCCAACGTCGCGCAGCGTCTGCATGGCGACGCGCGCGGCAGCCTGCCCGGCGGGCTGCGACGCGGCGGTGATCCCCGCCACCAGCTTGGGCCCGAAGCCCTGCAGCGCCCCCAGCTCCGCGGCGGACGCGCCCAGCACCCGCTCGGCCGAGCCGAAGCGGCTCACGAGCGCGGAGAGGCGGGCGGGGCCAATCCCGGGCACGATGGCGAGCCGGAGGACCGGCTCCAGCGCGGTGGCGGAGAGCGGCATCGGTCAGGGCGTCCAGGGCTCGGGCGGGCCCTCCGCCTCGGCGATCTCGTCGGCCAGCACGCGCGCGGCGTGCCCCCACAGCCCTTCGAGGAGCACGTCCAGC from Longimicrobiaceae bacterium includes the following:
- the dprA gene encoding DNA-processing protein DprA, which codes for MPLSATALEPVLRLAIVPGIGPARLSALVSRFGSAERVLGASAAELGALQGFGPKLVAGITAASQPAGQAAARVAMQTLRDVGAVAITPDDLAYPDAFRALPDAPYLLFAAGNLDLLGTPGIGVVGTREPTDYGRRAAASLAGDVARAGYTIVSGMAKGIDAAAHAAALDAGGTTIGVLGHGIDRIYPPENRDLFRRVRQGGLLLSEMAPGEDPNAGNFPRRNRLIAALSLGVLVVEMGSKSGAQHTVTYALEQGREVFAVPGQIGSPMSEGTNQLLKDGARLVTSANDILEELRGVGHAAVSPVPIAATASTSPSVDAPAAAPPSDLAPDEAKVFGALTADARHVDDLAAAADLAPSNVLAALLGLELRGLVESLPGKQFRRK